One Nicotiana tomentosiformis chromosome 1, ASM39032v3, whole genome shotgun sequence genomic window, atgaagctcaaccccgagaaatgtgctttcggggttggttcgggcaagttccttggcttcatggtatcaaatagggggatcgagatcaaccccgataaaatcaagtccatccccgtcgtggatagtgtaaaagcGGTACAGAGGCTAACTGGACGGGATAGTTGCCTTAGGCCAATTCATTTCAaggtcatcggatcgaagccatagatttttctctttactcaaaaagaagatttatttcgcctggaccccggaatgccaacaggcattggaagagttgaagcgatacctatcgagcccaccactgcttcacactccaaaggcagatgagaaactttacttgtacttggaagtatcagaaatcgcggtaagtggtgtcctagttcgggaagagcaagatacgcaatttctcatttattatgtaagtcgaaccttaggagaagcagaaactagatatccacactttgaaaaattggcacttgcactgataagcgcctctagaaagttaagaccatactttcaatgtcaccttgtatgcgtattaaccacttaccaactttgtaatattttgcacaaacccgaactgtcgggccgattggctaaatgggccatcgaactcagtgggtatgacatcaaatatcaaccccggacggccatcaaatctcaaattttagcggacttcgtggccgatttcacaccaaccCTCGTACCAAAAGttaaaaaggaactcttgttgaaatcgggtacgtcatcagGGGTATGGACCTTTTTCATAGACGGTGCCTCAAATGTAATGGGGTTCGGGCTAGGCATCGTGTTGAAgtcgcccacgggtagcactattaggcaatctatcaaaacttctaggttgactaacaatgaggccgagtacaagGCCattattgcaggtctcgagctagctaaaagcctggggcAGCAgttattgaagccaagtgtgactctttactggtggtgaaccaagtaaacaaaactttcgaagttcgagaggatagaatgcaaaggtatttggacaagctgcaggtaactttgcaccgtttcaaggaatgaactttacagcatgtaccccgagaacaaaatagtgaggctgatgcacttgtaAACTTGGGATCATCGGTCAACGAAGATGagatcaactcggggactgtcgttcaactctcgagatccgtgatcgaggaaggtcatgccgaggtaaactctacaagcttaacctgggatttgaggaataaatatattgaatacttgaagaatgggAAGCtctcatcggaccctaaagagtcgaggaccttacgaaccaaagctgctcgattcacattggttgaagatggaacattatacagaagaacgttcgatggaccattggcagtgtgcttaggaccaggaggcaccgattatgttttacgagaggtccatgaaggcacttgtgggaaccactccggcgtcCAATcattgattcacaaaatcattagagcaggatactactgggatagcatggaaaacgatactaaggagtttgttcgaaaatgtgatataTGTCAAAGGTTTGCTCCGATGATCCATCATCCCGgagaaatgggggatggatatcgtcggctcCCTTCCATCAGCCCCATGTAAAGCTAAggtcattttatttatgactgactatttctctaaataggttgaagcacgggcgttcgagaaagtgagagaaaaaaaggttatagacttcatctgggatcacatcgtgtgtcaatttgggatacccgcagaaatagtatgcgacaatggtaagcaatttatcggcagtaaagtgacaaaatttctcgaagaccataaaataaaaaggatattgtcaacaccgtatcatcctagtgggaacggacatgccgaatcgacgaacaagactatcatccaaaacctgaagaaaaggttgaacaaagctaaagggaaatggagagaaattctgcccgaagtcctttgggtgtatcgaacaacatcgaagtccaaTACAGGGGCAACTCtgttttccttagtgtatggctctgaagccttaattccagttgaagtcggagaacccagcatAAGTTTTCGACATGCATCGAAGGAATCgaaccacgaggctatgaatactaccctcgaattattagatgaaaaacgagaagtggcacttgttcgaatggctgcacaaaagcaacaaatcgaaatgtactacaatagaagaaccaacctttgCCACTTCAGGGTTGGGAATCTAGTCCTAAGaaaggtcaccatcaacactaGAGATCCTAATCAAGGGAAGCTCGGcctaaattgggaaggaccctatcaagtcctcgatatagttggaaaaaagggtcttataaactcgaAACGATTGACGGCGaaccattaccaaacaactggaacatatcaattctcaaatgatattattgttaaggtatgactttctcccttctttcgtctatatatattcgacgctaacttattgcaggagttcgaccaaagacatcgaggcctcaggttttaaagtacccgttgcactctttttcccttagatcggatTTTATCCCAACTGGgtttttccggtgaggtttttaacaaggcaacaattatgtgctacctgaggacaattcaatagtatccaaggcttctttgcaatcaacctcgaatactggagggcatcaccctcggatgatGTATTCTCAAGAATAGTACTTCATGTCAAAGGGCCTCGATAGGGAAACTTTGTAATGGACCAAACGGTCAAGTGAATCGTGTCCATATAAATTAGTCGAGCCTCGATGGCAAACCATGTACACATGTATAAACTATCCTATCTTCATTTAAACATtttgtgtctcaaagaaaattatCTACCTTAAAAACCTCATGCTTATGTTAATGCGATCAAACGGCTCAAGAGCCAAAGTGTAAGAATAAACTCGTAGACTACCATCGATGATCGGCGTATCCGAGTGTATATTCataaattcataagacctcaaagaggcacctctcgatctataggccaagtCCACTATTCTCGGGGACTGACATTTCAAACAAGTTCGAaatgttattgggaaataagcccaagaggcatacccgaAGGCTACGGCCTAAATAACGCGGCttggagacgtccgaattccgcaATAATGATAGGACTTCAAATTCTCTGAAAAAACGGTTtaaaaaggttaccctcggcaaataaTCAAAACGAAttcgataaaatcagccctcgaaaaaccttaagaggtgtCAAATTATCTTTAACACAAACGTACTAAGGCACATAAAAAGAGTTTCAACCGACATCAaaccctcaaaaaacccaatgggtaatAAGCCGAAAGGGGGAAAtaatagccatcttttagaggccatatgggCCCAACCTAAAATAGCCTAAGGGGCAATACATTTAGAGTTCGATActttgttctcactcaactcggacctaagggttccattATTCCGAGTTCAAACAAAATTGACTTGAACTTAGCTCAAGGATCCgccataaaaccttaaggggtatgTTACTGCAAGTTCGAAAATTACCCATTATTTGATTAAAAAAACCCTAAGGGTTTATTCTATCCTAAGTTCTAAACATACTCGAACTTAGTTATAAAAACAGTgcagtcatggcatcgatcaagccatccgaaatgTCGAATATATTATTGAACTCGAGGATTCACACTTGCATGTCTAAACAATCTAAGGGTTTTGTTCTAAGTTCGAACTAGTGTTCACTCGATTACAGAGGTTGCAACAACAAAAACTTTCACAAGGCAAAAGCACAAAACACGTTTGAACATAAAACTGAGTAGGCATTCAAAAGAAGTTTTTCTATTATATATTGATAAAAAGGTTATGTACAAGAGACCGATCAAGGTCTTACAAAAAGGGAAACTAAGTCCTAACTACGGCCGGTTTCGACCTCTACTTCGGGAGCAACTtctccttcaggcccctcatcGGATCTGCCTCGGCTAccttcttcatcatcgtcttcATCATCGCAGGAGGCAAGCTGCCTGGCTTCAGCCTCAAGCACCTTGGCTCGGGCTATCTCCTCGGAGAGTTCAAAACCTCGAGTATGGATTttctcgagggtttccctccgggaTTGACACTTTGCTGAGTCAATAATCCATTGCTCTTGGTAAGAAGCCTCCCTTAGGTGcatttgagcagcctcagcattgGCCCGGTATATGGCAATGGACTTGTCTGCCATGACTCTTGTCTTCTCgatctccgccttggcctcagaGAGCCCGGTTTCGAGCTCCTCAATCCTCTTGGCTTAGGCCGAACTTTTCTCTTTGACGCCTCGAAGTTGAACCTCGGTCGATAACAGTTTGGCCAAGGTAGTTTCTTTCTCTGCATCCAGGTGGTTCAtattctccttccaccgatcatAATCAGCCTTGACCAGATCGGCTTCTCCCCGAAGCAActcgatcttttcaaccttttgctgcagctgagataatgAAGTATTAGCCTCCATAGTTGGGTCTAGTCCATACTCTATCAAAAGGATGCTTACCTGTTTATCTAGCTCGGTTTCACACTGGCTGAGGTTAGCTCGAGACTTGGCGATGTCCTATACAAAAAAGGAAAATACAAGTCATATTTAGAGGAAATAGAGTAATTAAAAGAAGTGAAGTAAACTGATTCTTACCCGAGATAAGAGACATTGGGCCTCTTCTAAAAGAATAGAGGTGTCACCAATATCataggcatcatcgactccagtaaagcaatcccaaaagggatcccctacactagagccccCGCCTATATCAggggtcttcaactctcgagcttcccttagtgcctcctcagaaaaggtaggAAGAGAAGGCAAGTGACATGTTGTCATGGTCCCGAGCAAGTCGCTCAGGACGCTCTGATCGATCTTCGGGGTCTTAGAACCAACCCAGTCCAGTGTAGTTGCAGATGGCCGAGAAATGGTCTCGACCTCTGGTAATTCAGGATCCTCACCCGATTTCCTTTTGGAAGCCTCCTCGACACGAGGCTTGATTTTAGCAGCCATCGTCGGCTCAGAAGGTTTGGTGACCTCGGCGGCTTTCCTAGGTCAAACCGTCAGTGCCAAggcattttcctcttcttcttcttcgtctctcagtttttggaccgagtccatcgtgagagcgattactttcctcctcaccctttgagatttgggcttggggtcctcggaCTGCGAGGCAATTTGCCTCTTCTTGTCTTCCCCCAGCTTCGGAACTTGGGACTTGGTTTCTTCCTCGCCActtgaaggcctcaaaacggcatccttggtCAGGCCTGCATGAAAGAAAATTAATGACGAATGAAGTATAAAAAGTGTTTCAAAACATGAAAAAGGAGATCCTTActgtgattcttggcctcccatctgcgcTTTGCCAAATCACGTcatgcgcgttcggcataagtggaagtcgaggctaacttacGAACCCAATCTTCGAGGTCAGTTACCGCTTGAGGCATCCAAGGAACAATTGCATGTCAAAAGGGGATATCAGGCGAAGTCGAAGAAGGTACGAAGAACAAAGTTTAAAAGATCACTTACGATTTAAGTTCCACtcctcagggaacgacatcttctcttccgggataATGTCATGGGTCCTCAAACGTATAAAATGGCTCATCCAACCCTGATCCTAGTCCTCATCGATGCTCAAAATCAAGGCCTTCGTTGCCCGGCGTTGGAGCCTGATTAATCATCGGTAGATTCGAGACCAGTACAACCGCATGAGGTGATTTAGAGTGAACTCTAGCCCCTCGGCCTTGCTAGAGAAGAAGCACATCatgattactatgcgccatagagaggGTTGGATTTGGTCGatggtgacctgatatcttttacagagatcaataattactgggtcgaggggacccaatgtgaaggggtaagtgtaaacacttaagaactcATCCACATAGGCGGTGATGCCCTCTTCGGGAGCAGGAATTTGCACCACGACCTCAGGACCCCAGTTGAAGTTCTTCTTCATGGCCTCGAGGTGACTCTTCGATattgagcacatgtacatcgacacatgttCACAACGGCCTGGGATCGATGAAGGGTTTTCGACATTGAAGTCGGATTTTAGAGTACATGGGCCAGGAACATATTCATGGGGAAGCGGCTCCGCCGATGCCTTGCCGCCGGACGGCCGAGAAGAGGagcaagaagctttctccttctatGGTACAGTCTTTGAGGTTTTCTCCATTTGTATAAGTAAATAAGGGCGAAAAAAGATGAAAAACGGGTGGTTTAGGTGCTAACGACAGTGGTTCTACGGACGGCGAAAAGGAGGAGATGCAAAGAGTAAGAGTACTTAAGAGGTTTGATTAGaagtaaagtttgattcaatgaaggAGCGGGTATTTATAGGTTCACGGTGACGGTTCGGTAACGTTAGTGGCCGGCCGCTAACTGACAAGCATTAATGATTTGGGGAACTGAACTGACGGGATGTTTCGATCACATCTGTCACGTACGTCACAAGGACGACGTCATGATCGAGGTTTCAGAATATCAAGGCTCAAAccgtttcttatcattttattctAAGAAAcgcggggactatctgtatacggttgaaTCGGGCATGTCAGATTTCATAGGCACGAGGAGATGCCTCGAGAGTAAGTTCGTAATAAACCAGGCCCGAGCTCGATAGAAAAGTACGGAGCAcgaagatcgaagtgctcgctgaagatcgagaccgagcatgaccgacttcgagtaaggcataataacggaatggcgagatattaaCAACCGACCAAAGATCTTGGCGGATCTCGGAACAGATtaaatcaagcggttattgacatCAATCATGGGAATTATTTTCGTGATTaaaattgtaccttatttaggattcctctactatataaagagagaCCATATTCATTTGTAAGGGGCATTGATTCATTGATAAAGATATACAAAAACGCTGctctctattttacttactatccaTTATTGTTCATCATTGTTTATCTTATGctctttattgttcttcttatCCAACCTCGAGATCATCTAGAATCGAGGTCGAAAGCGATGCTAAGACACTGGTTTGATTTACTTTACTATTCagattatttattcaattccttgtttgtcaattggtattggattaaatcatgtatccttaaaatcactaaataagtttaattgttactcgaattttagggtaaacatcACCTTTTCCCTTTTACATTTCATTCACTATTAGAGTGGAAAGTCTCTGCTTACGCTATAGGTTTTTGTGTTTTGGCCTTTTTTGCTTTTAGTAAACTCATGTAAAATAAAAGGGATGTGTTATGAAATAATAAGGGGCTAGAAAAGAGGTAAACTTTAGCAACACTATTGAGAAGTAAAGAGTTATATGAGCGTTCATAGTTGAAAAAGCAATGGGGAATATAGCGATAATAAATTGTGCAAAAACTGTGCAATGTTAGTTTGCTGATTCCACCTTTAGTTGAGGCTGGATTACTTTTCAGCTCTAGATCTTTTTGGCTTGATAACCTTGGTGTTCAAATGTCATTGAACATTGTTTTCGTGGTGCCTATACTGTTAAGCTACAAAACTGACTTGTGAACGTGTTCAAAGAGTCATTTGAAACTTGCATAAGGACGATCTTCCTGGCTTTTGACCATCAGCGGACCAGGCTGGCTATTGGCCTCTATGTCTCTATAAATGCATTATAGCATGACTTTGCTCTATAGTTCTTTCCTAACAGGTTTCAGTTCTTGGTCCCCGCACTTCTGTCTAAGTTCTTTCTCCACTCCATCGGCATTCCCTTTTATATATACTAGCTTTGTCCTCGTTATAATGTTGTAATTGCCCTGGAATTTTAGCAGTCATTAAGTAAATGCCAGGTCTTTAGATTTCATATATCATGCACCCCCCGCGGGTGGCCCGTGTCTGAAGAAAAAAAGGAGATAAAGGGATCCAAGTCATCCTTTAGACGGGACGGGGTGTCTGATTGGAGTTGCTTTATACATGCAGGGCAAAGTAATACTTCTGGGAGAATACCAATTACAGAACCAGATGATCGCAGAATTTCAGTTACTCAATCTAGGGTAAAGTTGTATAGCAACACAGAAATCTGGATCTTGTAATTGATATCTCTGTTGGCTTTTAAGATTCAGTTTCTGATATGCTTTTATGGTCCAGCAATCTTATTTGAATGGAAAAGTGGATGGTGATGCCACGTTCAGGTTCTACTTTCTGTTTCTAGCTACCAAATTTTGTTAAATTGGTTTTTACTGATTCTTTAAATACTAATGCTACATGATTGGATTATTTCGTGCAGTGAGATCTTTGTCTGTGGAACCATCTGTTGCACCCCATCCCAAGTCTTATATGGAGGTGACTCTTATACTCTTATTATGTTTTACCAATCTAAGAAGGGAAAGCATGCAACTTTCTGGCTGGTCAACAATCAGTTAAACATTTCTTAATTACCTTTTGAGTTTCCTGTGGAGTTTTTCAAATCAACCTTCTAAAAAAATATTTCTGCTTGGATAGATATGGAACACTATGTAATGGAAGAAGGGAGTGGGCCAGATACTTGCTGGAAGAATTAGGGAATCGTCTCTTCTAACTTCATATAATCATTTTGCAGATTATGGCTATGGTTCAAAGAGGATTATTCTTACTTCCATCAGTTGTTACAGAGTCCTCGGCATCATCCATGGCAGAATCCTTCTTGACATAATCTACCTTAAAGTCATAATCATCATTCATCATATCACTGGCAGTTGAGGGCTTGTCTTTCTTCCTCCTTTTCTTCTCGGCTTTTCTCTGTTTAGTGTTCAACATGCCTTCCTCAGCATATAACTTCTCATTTTGTCTACTACTGGCACTTTTGCCCCTCGTCTGGCCTGCATCACCTTCTCCTGAATCCATTGGCTCATCTCCGTTCTCACTAACAGGGTTATCTATAGAATTATCATTTTCAGCCAATGGCTGCTGCAAATTGTCCTGAAACGCAAATAGGCAACATTAGTTCTTTTCTTTTGAAAATATAAAATTGACTAAAGATGTGACAAATCATAAATGGAGAATGCGGGGGGAAAGGGCATTGATAACTTTATATGATAATTGGAACACGGACCCAAAGCTGCTCTTCTGAAATTTTGCCGAGAAAAACACTCAAAAGATAAATTGTAATCATAGTTCTTAGGAAAAAATTCAAACACACAAAAGACTTTATTAGTTCATGCAGCCGTGATGACACCAGTAGCTGTTACGCGCACAGATGACCATTTCTTTCAGATCACAACTAGGTGTGTTTCATCTTAAATTGATAACATTTGAAGTTCAGAAATGATCAAGGGAACAGGAATTACAGCATACACAGGAATGAAATACAAATAGTATTTGCAGAAGCATAAAGGGGAAATAACTTACCTCTAGCATGTTCTCATCAAAGTTAACGGGGCGATTTGATGGTACTTCAACTGGGTTGAAATCATTGACAGATTTCAGGCTTCCAATAATTGAGGATTCACTTCCATAAACTTCATCGATATTGAATTCTTTTCCAAGTTCTGAAACTATCGTGGCCTCAGAATGCTCCCCCTCATTCCTGGTTGGGGGCAAGGTGTAGTATGGAATTTTCCCTGGAATGTGTCAATGGGACATCAGATTCTAATAATACAGTGCTTTCATCTATGAGCGTGAAATGCGCTCATATTTTGGAAGTTCAAATTCTTTCAAAGTAAACTTGACAGTATTCATACATACCCTCATTCCAGTCGTGCAGAACGATCCTTGCTGCAGCATCAACATCAACAATTCCTCCCTTTTTAAGCCTACCCCTAACTGTAGCAACTTTCTGGAGGAAGTCATCCACTGAATCAAAGGTAGGAACCTTGTATATGGTAACCAACATTCTTTCAGGACAAAGTTTGAGAATTTCCTTCACTGTAAACCCATAGTACTAACAGTCAGAAACATCAATACCATTTTATTAAATCGTTTCAGATACGTAAATACTATTGAAAGAGTAGAAtcagaagcaaaaaaaaaaatgtgAAAGAAAATCCAATTACCAGGACCAACTGGGTCGTCTAACTTCTCTATCCTCTTGCAATTTCGAAGAGCAATAGATGCATCATCCTCAGATGCAGACCTAAGCATCACAACCCCAGGGCAGTCCAGCAACTTAACATTCTTATCTAACTGGACTTCTTGCAAGGATCTCGTTAATCCTGGAGTAGCACCTACGTTGACTACGTGAGATCTCTTCAAGCTGTTAATCAGGCTACTTTTACCAACATTTGGTAGACCAATGACTCCTACAGTGATTGATTTCTTGATCTGCAAGGGATTACCATTAGTGGgaaaccaacacaataactcaaACAAACTGCAAAATTAAATAGCATGACCGACTAAACTAGGCAACTGAATGGGCTGGTTAATTAACTCCACACAAACCGAAGGTCTATGAAGTACTTTAAACTTCCTCATCTTACTATATTCCTCCAAAACCTTACATCTCTTGCATCAAAAAACATAAGTTTACCTTAGAAAGGACCCATACCGACAGTGGATAAGTATAATATTTCGTGGT contains:
- the LOC104106934 gene encoding guanine nucleotide-binding protein-like NSN1; protein product: MVKKSKKSKSKRVSLKKKYKIIRKVKEHHKKKSKEAKKLGLNKKSKVEKDPGIPNDWPFKEQELKALETRRARALEELEQKKAARKERAKKRKLGLLEDDDDEFTPADMTLTKRNNFEEGRPNDGSTSFVKHRDNSERAFYKELVKVIDASDVILEVLDARDPLGTRCLDMEKMVIRAGPDKHLVLLLNKIDLIPREAAEKWLKYLREELPTVAFKCSTQEQKSNLGWKLSSKAGKSKTSNLLQTSDCLGAETLIKLLKNYSRSHEIKKSITVGVIGLPNVGKSSLINSLKRSHVVNVGATPGLTRSLQEVQLDKNVKLLDCPGVVMLRSASEDDASIALRNCKRIEKLDDPVGPVKEILKLCPERMLVTIYKVPTFDSVDDFLQKVATVRGRLKKGGIVDVDAAARIVLHDWNEGKIPYYTLPPTRNEGEHSEATIVSELGKEFNIDEVYGSESSIIGSLKSVNDFNPVEVPSNRPVNFDENMLEDNLQQPLAENDNSIDNPVSENGDEPMDSGEGDAGQTRGKSASSRQNEKLYAEEGMLNTKQRKAEKKRRKKDKPSTASDMMNDDYDFKVDYVKKDSAMDDAEDSVTTDGSKNNPL